The Henningerozyma blattae CBS 6284 chromosome 9, complete genome DNA segment AATtgagaaataaaatttgatattgaattttttttgtttattttttttggccaactttttcaaatcttaCACTTATTTAACTGTGTTTATAAACTATGATTAtttatgattatttatgattatttatgattatttatgattatttatgattattaatgattcaaGGCTGATTGATTGAATTGAGTAGCAAGTAAGTAAattgtataataattatggTAATTGCATAGTAATCACTGCAATAGCAATGGCAAACAGATAGCATCAGCCTCTAAGAGGAATGTtctaccaataataatagccTTGTCTGACCTGTTTACCACCGTAATAGGGATTTTGCTGGCACAGATCAGAGTGGACCAGGCCCctgtgaaaaaaaaaaaaaaaactgcCAGCCTAGAGTGTTGATGTGTTGATATGTTTGATGTGTTGAGGTTTCTTTCCCCTGGAGTGACGCGCGACGTGGCCTCGGCATGTTGCAGCCGCGGCTCGAAGCGGCACGGAAATAACAACGCGGAATTAACTACAGAAACAGCAATAGGCCATGACACAAATTCCGTGGCACAAAGTATAGGGGCATTAATAGGAGCATTAACATAGGGACATTAGTATAAGGGGCTTAGTTTCTATAGTGTCTAGAGGATATTATGTACTaagatataattaaaaagttATATATAGAGATGATAGTATCAAAACATAGAGAAGTGTGTCTAAGTCTTGACAGTTGGTTCTTCAGTACCCAAGATTTCCTTGAATTCTAGGAATTTGACGACGTCATTGATGATTGGTTTCAAATGCTGCTCTGCGCTCAAGCCGTATTTAGTCTTATCATCTGTATATTGTTCAATGTATAATCTGATAGTAGCACCTGCAGACCCTGTACCAGATAATCTGAGGACCATTCTAGCACCGTTTGATAATTTGATGTAACAGCCTTGATGAGAAGAGACAGTACCGTCGAGATCTGTGTAGGAGAAATCACCGGATTCAGTAATGATCCAATCTTTATTTGTTGGGAATGGTTTACCTTTATTGGAGGGATCCAATACAAACTTTCTCAATTTAGCCACGATTTGATTTGCCTTTTGGGATTCTACTTTTTCATAATCATAACGAGTGAAGAATGTACGTCCATACTTCAACCAGAATTCATCTTGAATAGTCTTGATAGAAGCTTCCTTTTCTGGATTCTTCTGGTTATAGATGGCCAAGATATTTAACCAAGCAATAATGGCCCAAACACCATCTTTTTCTCTAACATGGTTAGAACCCGTACCAAATGATTCTTCACCACAAATGGAGACCTTTTTggaatcaaataatttacagAAGAATTTCCAGCCAGTTGGTACTTCGTATGCTTTCAAACCGTGAGCCTTGGCAACACGATCGATGGAACTTGCGGTGGGGAAAGAACGAGCTAGCCCATAAATACCGtttttcttgaaatatGGGATATCAGAAGCATATTCAGCAATAATAGCCACAGAATCACCGGGGGAGACAAAAGCAGGACCATACCCGTAAATCATATTTCTGTCACCGTCACCATCTGAAGCAGCACCAAACTcgattttttctttatcaacTCTATCGACCAATGATTTGGCATAAGTTAAGTTTGGATCTGGGTGATGGCCACCGAAATCTGGAGATGGGTGCCAATCCTTTAATACTTCATCGGCAGGTAAGCCCAATTCGTCGACAAAAATTGCCTTACCATAGGGACCAGTGACACCATTCATACCAtcgaataataatttccaaTTCTTGGTCTTTCTTTGAGTATCTACGAATTTCTTGATCAATGGGAAATCGAAGATTTCTTTGATAAATTGAACATATGCTTCACAAGTATCGATGACGTCCACTAATAATGGACCATATTGCTTGTTCTTACCCAAAGTTTTCAATTCCAGTTCGGGGAAATCCTTGATGATCTTATAGTTTTGTAATTTCTTGGAAGCTTCCCAAATAGCTT contains these protein-coding regions:
- the TBLA0I01380 gene encoding uncharacterized protein (similar to Saccharomyces cerevisiae PGM1 (YKL127W) and PGM2 (YMR105C); ancestral locus Anc_2.445), whose translation is MASYSIVEIPTKPYQDQRPGTSGLRKKTAIFEKEPNYTENFIQAIMEAIPEGCKGATLVVGGDGRYYNDAILHNIAAIGAANGVKKLIVGQNGLLSTPAASHIIRTYAPGEITGGIILTASHNPGGPKNDMGIKYNIQNGAPAPEPVTEAIWEASKKLQNYKIIKDFPELELKTLGKNKQYGPLLVDVIDTCEAYVQFIKEIFDFPLIKKFVDTQRKTKNWKLLFDGMNGVTGPYGKAIFVDELGLPADEVLKDWHPSPDFGGHHPDPNLTYAKSLVDRVDKEKIEFGAASDGDGDRNMIYGYGPAFVSPGDSVAIIAEYASDIPYFKKNGIYGLARSFPTASSIDRVAKAHGLKAYEVPTGWKFFCKLFDSKKVSICGEESFGTGSNHVREKDGVWAIIAWLNILAIYNQKNPEKEASIKTIQDEFWLKYGRTFFTRYDYEKVESQKANQIVAKLRKFVLDPSNKGKPFPTNKDWIITESGDFSYTDLDGTVSSHQGCYIKLSNGARMVLRLSGTGSAGATIRLYIEQYTDDKTKYGLSAEQHLKPIINDVVKFLEFKEILGTEEPTVKT